A single region of the Halobellus ruber genome encodes:
- a CDS encoding cytochrome P450, whose translation MSADTPPEPPGYPVVGHSLRWMRDPFSVGSWAQDAVGGVASIRLLNTDLVVVTDPDAIGEVLVEKRDRIPKSDQYTVAFGDGLASVSGEEWKRQRDAISTFFRPSRIDGYDDAIVSLTESRSDGWTDGEGVPVFDEMKSLTLEVLFETLFDHPIDPDGADADLRRAVDDLDQWFKPTSWVLPEWVPTPARRRFRTASARIDDIAAELLRDAAPDGDGMLATLRRLSNRGDAGLTESEIRSQLRTFLFAGHETTASTLSFALHLLGEHPDVASRLHAELDAVLDGAPPRAHHLDSLRVTDNVVRETLRLYPPPFRIPRMAAADVEVGGYTVEAGTDILVFTAVPHRDERFWDAPTEFRPSRWDDLDPEELGYRYLPFGAGPRACIGKRMALLETRLVLASLCRAYRFEPDSDLRLSARVAATPEGRLPMTVRRR comes from the coding sequence ATGTCCGCAGACACACCGCCGGAACCGCCGGGGTACCCGGTCGTGGGGCACTCGCTCCGCTGGATGCGCGATCCGTTCAGTGTCGGCTCGTGGGCCCAGGACGCCGTCGGCGGCGTCGCCAGCATCCGATTGTTGAACACGGACCTCGTCGTCGTCACCGACCCGGACGCGATCGGCGAGGTGCTCGTAGAGAAGCGCGACCGGATACCCAAATCCGACCAGTACACCGTCGCGTTCGGTGACGGCCTCGCGTCGGTGTCCGGGGAGGAGTGGAAGCGCCAGCGCGACGCGATCTCGACGTTCTTCAGGCCGAGCCGGATCGACGGCTACGACGACGCGATCGTGTCGCTGACCGAATCGCGGTCGGACGGCTGGACCGACGGCGAGGGGGTCCCCGTGTTCGATGAGATGAAGTCGTTGACGCTCGAGGTCCTCTTCGAGACCCTCTTCGATCACCCGATCGACCCCGACGGCGCGGACGCGGACCTCCGGCGGGCGGTAGACGACCTCGATCAGTGGTTCAAGCCCACCTCGTGGGTGCTGCCCGAGTGGGTTCCGACGCCCGCACGCCGGCGGTTCCGGACCGCCTCGGCGCGCATCGACGACATCGCGGCGGAGTTGTTGCGGGACGCGGCGCCGGACGGCGACGGGATGTTGGCGACGCTGCGACGGCTCAGCAACCGGGGCGACGCCGGTCTCACCGAGTCGGAGATCCGGAGCCAGTTGCGGACGTTCCTGTTTGCCGGCCACGAGACCACCGCCAGCACCCTCTCGTTCGCGCTCCACCTGCTGGGCGAGCATCCCGACGTCGCGTCGCGGCTGCACGCCGAACTCGACGCGGTCCTGGACGGGGCGCCGCCGCGCGCCCACCACCTCGATTCGCTCCGGGTCACGGACAACGTCGTCCGCGAGACGCTCCGTCTGTACCCGCCGCCGTTCAGGATCCCCCGGATGGCGGCCGCAGACGTCGAGGTCGGCGGCTACACCGTCGAGGCCGGCACCGACATCCTCGTGTTTACCGCCGTTCCCCACCGCGACGAACGGTTCTGGGACGCACCGACGGAGTTCCGGCCCTCGCGATGGGACGACCTCGACCCCGAGGAGTTGGGCTACCGCTACCTCCCGTTCGGCGCGGGGCCCCGGGCCTGCATCGGCAAGCGGATGGCGCTCCTGGAGACGCGGCTCGTGCTCGCCAGCCTCTGTCGGGCCTACCGGTTCGAGCCGGACTCCGACCTGCGCCTCTCCGCACGCGTGGCGGCGACGCCCGAGGGGAGGCTCCCGATGACCGTCAGGCGGCGGTGA
- a CDS encoding ester cyclase encodes MNADVDPHIEAALEALNRQDTDGLVAEFVDGGTFTDPFVTEGVSGAELRAYFSDLFEAAPDLHLDVDRVVSPADGPTAIEGAYVGTHRGTLDGIPPTGNSVVVPTMVVIDVSPDGITAWRDYWDSRTFFEQLGLTFPEVVPLLPGLAVRKLKEFV; translated from the coding sequence ATGAACGCGGATGTGGACCCTCACATCGAGGCAGCGCTCGAAGCGCTCAACCGGCAGGATACCGACGGTCTGGTCGCCGAGTTCGTCGATGGGGGGACGTTCACCGATCCGTTCGTCACCGAGGGGGTGAGCGGGGCCGAACTCCGGGCGTATTTCTCGGACCTCTTCGAGGCTGCGCCCGACCTCCACCTCGACGTCGACCGCGTCGTTTCCCCAGCCGACGGACCGACGGCAATCGAGGGCGCATACGTCGGAACACACCGAGGCACGCTCGACGGGATCCCGCCGACCGGGAACTCGGTCGTCGTTCCCACGATGGTCGTGATCGATGTCTCCCCCGACGGCATCACCGCCTGGCGGGATTACTGGGACAGCCGGACGTTCTTCGAGCAACTGGGATTGACCTTTCCGGAAGTGGTTCCGCTGCTCCCGGGGCTCGCGGTGCGGAAACTCAAGGAGTTCGTGTGA